In a genomic window of [Empedobacter] haloabium:
- a CDS encoding branched-chain amino acid ABC transporter permease, whose translation MELFLQQVLNGLTLGGVYALVALGLTLVYGILHVPNFAHGAFYMAGAYSAFFLINRLGLNYWWGMAGAAVTVALISVLSERLVFHPLRKAPYLHHMIASIGILLFLEAGAQALWGADFHRMETPYTQLLTFGSLTLPAQRVLIIGAAFLLVVLLQLFLTKTITGATIVAMAQNREGAALVGIDATRVAMLTFAIAGALAGMAAVLYAPINLVYTSMGHLVITKAFVIIVLGGMGSVPGAIAGGLIIGFAEAFGAFYISTDYKDIIAFALLVLILSVRPQGLFARGAH comes from the coding sequence TTGGAGCTTTTCCTGCAGCAGGTCCTGAACGGGCTGACGCTGGGGGGCGTGTACGCCCTCGTCGCGCTCGGCCTGACGCTGGTGTACGGCATCCTGCACGTACCCAATTTCGCCCACGGCGCCTTCTACATGGCCGGCGCCTACTCGGCCTTCTTCCTGATCAACCGGCTGGGGCTGAACTACTGGTGGGGCATGGCAGGGGCCGCCGTGACGGTGGCGCTGATCTCGGTGCTGTCCGAGCGGCTGGTGTTCCACCCGCTGCGCAAGGCGCCCTACCTGCACCACATGATCGCCTCGATCGGCATCCTGCTGTTCCTGGAAGCAGGCGCGCAAGCGCTGTGGGGCGCGGACTTCCACCGCATGGAGACGCCCTACACGCAACTGCTGACCTTCGGTTCGTTGACCCTGCCGGCGCAGCGCGTGCTGATCATCGGCGCGGCCTTCCTGCTGGTCGTGCTGCTGCAGCTGTTCCTCACCAAAACCATCACCGGCGCCACCATCGTCGCGATGGCGCAGAACCGCGAGGGCGCCGCCCTGGTCGGCATCGACGCCACGCGCGTGGCGATGCTGACCTTCGCCATCGCCGGCGCGCTGGCCGGCATGGCCGCCGTGCTGTACGCGCCGATCAACCTGGTCTACACGTCGATGGGCCACCTCGTCATCACCAAGGCCTTCGTCATCATCGTGCTGGGCGGGATGGGCAGCGTGCCGGGCGCCATCGCGGGAGGTCTGATCATCGGCTTCGCCGAAGCGTTCGGCGCCTTCTACATCTCGACCGACTACAAGGACATCATCGCGTTCGCGCTGCTGGTGCTGATCCTGTCGGTGCGGCCGCAAGGCCTGTTCGCGCGGGGAGCCCACTGA
- a CDS encoding branched-chain amino acid ABC transporter permease — MKMLNPTAGWTLLLVLALAFPFLAGNDYHLTVMSTAYIYAIATVGLNLITGYTGQFNLAHSGFMAVGAYTVGILTVDHGFTFWAALPLAGLVAGLLGVFVGLVSLRLKTHFFSIFTLCVGYIMFLLIEKWESLTHGTVGIVGIPAPEPVAGLDFSEPRALYYLVLGFLVASLWVMHRIVRSLLGRTFMAIRNSDDLAQALGIDLMRNKLLAFVLSVFFAGLAGGLYAGSVRFLGPGIAGVEHTFDMTMYMLVGGIGTLLGPLLGAIGVPWLTQYLQFLQEYRFVVFGPLLVLLVIFLPHGIVGTWLNRRRRRVARGAPTVPATAPAPVQEVRHA, encoded by the coding sequence ATGAAGATGCTCAATCCGACCGCCGGCTGGACCCTGCTGCTCGTGCTGGCGCTGGCCTTCCCATTCTTGGCCGGCAACGATTACCACCTCACCGTGATGTCCACCGCCTACATCTACGCGATCGCCACCGTGGGACTGAACCTGATCACCGGCTACACGGGCCAGTTCAACCTGGCGCACAGCGGCTTCATGGCCGTGGGCGCCTACACGGTCGGCATCCTGACCGTGGACCACGGCTTCACCTTCTGGGCCGCGCTGCCGCTGGCCGGCCTGGTCGCCGGTCTCCTCGGCGTCTTCGTCGGCCTGGTGTCGCTGCGCCTGAAGACGCACTTCTTTTCCATCTTCACGCTGTGCGTCGGCTACATCATGTTCCTGCTGATCGAGAAATGGGAAAGCCTGACGCACGGCACCGTCGGCATCGTCGGCATTCCCGCGCCGGAACCGGTCGCGGGGCTGGACTTCTCCGAGCCGCGCGCGCTGTATTACCTGGTGCTGGGCTTCCTGGTCGCCAGCCTGTGGGTCATGCACCGCATCGTGCGCTCGCTGCTGGGCCGCACCTTCATGGCGATCCGCAACAGCGACGACCTGGCGCAGGCGCTGGGGATCGACCTGATGCGCAACAAGCTGCTGGCCTTCGTGCTGTCCGTGTTTTTCGCCGGCCTGGCCGGCGGCCTGTACGCGGGTTCGGTGCGCTTCCTCGGCCCCGGCATCGCCGGCGTCGAGCACACCTTCGACATGACAATGTACATGCTGGTCGGCGGCATCGGCACCCTGCTCGGCCCCCTGCTGGGCGCCATCGGCGTGCCATGGCTGACGCAATACCTGCAGTTCCTGCAGGAGTACCGCTTCGTCGTGTTCGGCCCATTGCTGGTGCTGCTCGTGATCTTCCTGCCGCACGGGATCGTGGGTACGTGGCTGAACCGGCGCCGCCGCCGGGTCGCCCGCGGCGCGCCGACGGTTCCGGCCACCGCGCCAGCGCCGGTCCAGGAGGTGCGCCATGCTTGA
- a CDS encoding ABC transporter ATP-binding protein, producing MLRLDKVSLSYGSFRALHDVSIHADEGELVVLLGSNGAGKSSIFLTMSGLQRAASGSIRFGARELVGRKPSQIVADGLVHCPEGRKLFPGMSVLKNLTLGAYVHRRDSKGVARTLDEVFELFPILHEKREAPAGSLSGGQQQMVAIGRALMGRPKALLLDEPSLGLAPLVVKQMFEIIARINRAGTTVLLAEQNAYAALNIASRAYVIEQGRIVLEGGRDELLNNAQVRKAYIGA from the coding sequence ATGCTTAGACTGGACAAGGTGTCGCTGTCGTATGGCAGCTTCCGCGCGCTGCACGACGTCAGCATCCATGCCGACGAGGGCGAGCTGGTCGTGCTGCTGGGGTCCAACGGCGCGGGCAAGAGCTCGATCTTCCTGACGATGAGCGGCCTGCAGCGCGCCGCCTCGGGCAGCATCCGCTTCGGTGCCCGCGAGCTGGTGGGACGCAAGCCGTCGCAGATCGTGGCGGACGGGCTGGTGCACTGCCCGGAGGGGCGCAAGCTGTTCCCCGGCATGTCCGTGCTGAAGAACCTGACCCTGGGCGCCTACGTGCACCGGCGCGACAGCAAAGGGGTGGCGCGCACGCTGGACGAGGTGTTCGAACTGTTCCCGATCCTGCACGAGAAAAGGGAGGCGCCGGCCGGCTCGCTCAGCGGCGGGCAGCAGCAGATGGTGGCGATCGGCCGCGCGCTGATGGGGCGGCCGAAGGCGCTGCTGCTGGACGAGCCGTCGCTGGGCCTGGCCCCGCTGGTCGTCAAGCAGATGTTCGAGATCATCGCCCGCATCAACCGGGCCGGCACGACGGTGCTGCTGGCCGAGCAGAACGCGTACGCGGCGCTGAACATCGCCAGCCGCGCCTACGTCATCGAACAGGGGCGCATCGTGCTCGAGGGCGGGCGCGACGAGCTGCTGAACAACGCGCAGGTACGCAA
- a CDS encoding Zn-dependent alcohol dehydrogenase — MNEPKYQRAKAVLCRTTGEPVVVEEIEVEYPRRGEVMIRLAACGICHSDLSATNGTIPMPAPLVLGHEGAGVVCAVGEGVTEYAVGDHVLSSFVSMCGKCRYCQTGRPQLCDQAAKAAISLPDGSVRTRDLQGQPINVFSGCGVMAEYATLHVDNVVKISADVQLDHACLVGCGVMTGVGAAVNTAKVEPGSVAVVFGCGGVGLNAIQGCRIAGAAMIVAVDLSDAKLAMAREFGATHTVNSATPELVKAIRKLTGGADYAFECVGKGEIVAQAYGVLGKGGKAVVVGVAAPKDMTTIRTGSLTFEEKTLTGSYFGSARPRQDFPRLLALYREKRLKLGELITRRYRIDEAPQAFADLAEGRNARGVIMFD, encoded by the coding sequence ATGAACGAACCGAAATACCAGCGCGCCAAGGCCGTGCTGTGCCGCACCACGGGCGAGCCGGTCGTGGTGGAAGAGATCGAAGTCGAATACCCGCGTCGCGGCGAAGTGATGATCCGGCTGGCCGCCTGCGGCATCTGCCACAGCGACCTGTCGGCCACCAACGGCACCATCCCGATGCCGGCGCCGCTGGTGCTGGGGCATGAAGGCGCCGGCGTGGTCTGCGCCGTGGGCGAAGGCGTGACGGAATACGCGGTGGGCGACCACGTGCTGAGCTCATTTGTGAGCATGTGCGGCAAGTGCCGCTACTGCCAGACCGGCCGGCCGCAGTTGTGCGACCAGGCCGCCAAGGCGGCGATCTCGCTGCCGGACGGCAGCGTGCGCACGCGCGACCTGCAGGGCCAGCCGATCAACGTGTTCTCCGGTTGCGGCGTGATGGCCGAATACGCCACGCTGCACGTCGATAACGTCGTCAAGATCAGTGCCGACGTGCAGCTCGACCACGCCTGCCTGGTGGGCTGCGGCGTGATGACGGGCGTGGGCGCCGCCGTCAACACCGCGAAGGTGGAACCGGGATCGGTGGCCGTGGTGTTCGGCTGCGGCGGCGTGGGCCTGAACGCGATCCAGGGCTGCCGCATCGCCGGCGCCGCGATGATCGTCGCGGTGGACCTGTCGGACGCGAAGCTGGCGATGGCGCGCGAATTCGGCGCCACCCATACCGTCAACAGCGCCACGCCCGAGCTGGTAAAAGCGATCCGCAAGCTGACCGGCGGCGCCGACTACGCCTTCGAATGCGTCGGCAAGGGCGAGATCGTGGCGCAGGCGTATGGGGTGCTGGGCAAGGGCGGCAAGGCGGTGGTCGTCGGCGTGGCCGCACCGAAGGATATGACGACGATCCGCACCGGCAGCCTGACCTTCGAGGAAAAGACGCTGACGGGCAGCTATTTCGGTTCCGCGCGGCCGCGTCAGGACTTCCCGCGCCTCTTGGCGCTGTACCGCGAAAAGCGCCTGAAGCTGGGCGAACTGATCACGCGGCGCTACCGCATCGACGAGGCGCCGCAGGCCTTCGCCGACCTGGCCGAAGGCCGCAACGCCCGGGGAGTGATCATGTTCGACTGA
- a CDS encoding ABC transporter ATP-binding protein, with protein sequence MLEITSLTKRFGGLTAVHDVSASFARGTINAIIGPNGAGKTTFFNLISGALRPSAGRIVFDGRDVTGLRADQAARLGMARTFQTTALFDTATVLDNLIVGHRLRTRSTLVDVILGTKRLRDEERICREKARAALDFVGLAHIESRVAGDISQEERKRVAFALALSTDPKLVLLDEPAGGVNPEETDGLARLIRKMAASGLTVCLIEHKMDMIMNLADRILVLNYGEKIAEGTPAEVRANPAVIEAYLGSEHA encoded by the coding sequence ATGCTTGAGATCACCTCGCTGACCAAGCGCTTCGGCGGCCTGACGGCCGTGCATGACGTCAGCGCCAGCTTTGCGCGCGGCACCATCAACGCCATCATCGGCCCGAACGGCGCCGGCAAGACCACCTTCTTCAACCTGATCAGCGGCGCGCTTCGTCCCAGCGCGGGCCGCATCGTGTTCGACGGGCGGGATGTGACGGGCCTGCGCGCGGACCAGGCGGCCCGGCTGGGCATGGCGCGCACCTTCCAGACCACGGCGCTGTTCGACACGGCGACGGTGCTGGACAACCTGATCGTCGGGCACCGCCTGCGCACGCGCTCCACGCTGGTCGACGTCATCCTCGGCACCAAGCGCCTGCGCGACGAGGAACGCATCTGCCGCGAGAAGGCGCGCGCAGCCCTGGACTTCGTCGGCCTGGCACACATCGAATCGCGCGTGGCCGGCGACATCTCGCAGGAAGAGCGCAAGCGCGTGGCCTTCGCCCTGGCGCTGTCCACCGATCCCAAGCTGGTACTGCTGGACGAACCGGCCGGCGGCGTAAATCCCGAGGAAACCGACGGCCTGGCGCGGCTGATCCGCAAGATGGCCGCCAGCGGCCTGACGGTCTGCCTGATCGAGCACAAGATGGACATGATCATGAACCTGGCCGACCGCATCCTGGTACTCAACTACGGCGAGAAGATCGCCGAGGGCACGCCGGCCGAGGTCCGCGCCAATCCGGCCGTCATCGAGGCCTACCTGGGGAGCGAACATGCTTAG